A section of the Deinococcus taeanensis genome encodes:
- a CDS encoding TVP38/TMEM64 family protein has protein sequence MTVASHPPRYLRWLILGGALLLLVGTALLPDVRAFLIRAYAALSSTDPGVTQVFVDDLGWGGPLALIAGFVLQAVLPVLPALVMTAVTARAYGPYEGFLIVYAGTLLGAAAGYGLGRLLGDTLVRTLAGERARRAAHDFARRYGLQGVLMVRLMPILSADVMNLVAGAARMRFRPFMLATAAGALPVTALVVWLSGSGERLLWGVGILSAAVGAVAAGRWLIERHRTARTLG, from the coding sequence ATGACCGTGGCCTCCCACCCCCCCCGCTACCTGCGCTGGCTGATCCTCGGTGGGGCGCTGCTGCTCCTGGTGGGTACCGCCCTGCTGCCCGACGTCCGCGCCTTCCTGATCCGCGCCTACGCCGCGCTGAGCAGCACCGACCCGGGCGTCACGCAGGTGTTCGTGGATGACCTGGGCTGGGGGGGGCCGCTGGCCCTGATTGCAGGCTTCGTTCTTCAGGCGGTGCTGCCGGTCCTGCCGGCCCTGGTCATGACGGCCGTGACCGCCCGCGCGTACGGCCCGTACGAGGGGTTCCTGATCGTGTACGCCGGGACGCTGCTGGGCGCCGCAGCCGGGTATGGCCTGGGCCGGCTGCTGGGCGACACGCTGGTGCGCACCCTGGCCGGCGAGCGCGCGCGCCGGGCGGCGCACGATTTCGCCCGGCGTTACGGCCTGCAGGGCGTTCTGATGGTGCGCCTCATGCCGATCCTGTCGGCCGACGTGATGAACCTCGTGGCCGGTGCGGCCCGCATGCGTTTCCGGCCGTTCATGCTGGCCACCGCCGCCGGGGCGCTGCCGGTCACGGCGCTCGTGGTGTGGCTTTCCGGCAGCGGCGAGCGGCTCCTGTGGGGCGTGGGCATCCTGTCCGCGGCCGTCGGGGCGGTGGCCGCCGGACGCTGGCTGATCGAGCGTCACCGTACGGCCCGCACCCTCGGGTAA